CAGGCACCAGAACAAACATGCTGAGATAGCAGCGGCCACCAGTCTAGGAGGGTATTGATGGATAGCAAGTCAGTTTCTATGCCCTGTTTGAACACCACACAACTAAAAGAAAATCCACTGCCCTGGGGATCTGACCCTGTCACACTTACATCAGTGATCGACACaaagagctgaagtaactcagcagatcaggcagcttctctgaacaAAAACAATagctaatatttcaggtcaagaccctacttcaaacccaaagtcttgacccgaaacctcacctattgcttttctccagagatgctgcctgacaagctgagttattccagcatttcatgtctatcttcagtgtcaattggcatctgcagttccttcctccactatcAGTGGAGGTTAGATTCACATCTGATCATAATGCCATCTGCATCTGAGACAAATCAGTGGCTGGGTTCTGGTTAATGGGAGTTGTCACTAGAACCCTGCCTCCTACCCTAATGCACATTCAATGTAGATTCTTGCAGAACTGTAGACGGACAGTAAATATTTCCATTGCCAGCCATGTCCATATATGTAAGTGGATAAATTAGGTCAGAACGTCCTAAGTgaaagcagaatgaggccattcggcccatcaagtctactccgccactcaatcatggctgatctacctctccctcataaagggtctgtcccactgcacaagctaattcaagagctctctcaagttaaaaaaaaaatcaaactcgtgttaagcacgtagaatgtactttgcgggtacgtcggagctcgggacttcGCTTAGAGGCTCGTAACGTACTCAGGAAATGCcgcaagctcgtgaagactcgtgaagaatattcaacatgttgaaaaatgtcaacgCGAACCCcgggtacctacgagcggccattaccgtaattctccgagttcgaatcaggggaaactcgggagaactcttgaattagcttgtacagtgggacagccccattaccctattctcatgccttctccccacaacccctgacacccgtactaatcaagaatctatcaatctctgattTAAAATCGTTCATtggcttggcttccacagccttctgtggcaaagaattccacagattcactaccttctggctaaggaaatttctcctcatctccttcctaaacgaacgtccattaattcagaggctatgacctctagtcctagactctcccacaagtggcaacatcctctccacacccactctatccaagcctttcactgttcggcacATTTAAATGAGCTAGCATAAATGCTCCTATactccagcgattacaggcccagtgccatcaaatgctcgtcATATGTTAAACCACTcattcagagccagcacatcgttcctcagatatggtgcccacaattgctcacaatactccaaatgtggtctgaccagcgccttatagagcctcagcattatatcactgcttttgtattctagccctcttgaaacaaATGCGAGCTTGAAATAAAATGTTCCATCAGAGACAGTAACTCCCCTCTTTTTGACTCAATgacttcctagctgttatcaggcaactgaatcatcctaccacaaccagagagcagttctgaacaactatccacctctttggtgaccctcggactacccttgattggactttgctggctttgttttcaagatgttttcaagagagagttagatttagcacagGGCTTAAGGAATCAAAGGATGGGGGGATAAAGTAgtaacgggttactgattttggattatcagccatgatcatattgaataattcttgtaaacctcctcctgCACGAGTTAGCCTGGCTGTTGGCGGTTGTGCAGTAGCAAGCAGAAGAAGAAgcagaatggcagtgctggcacaaagggcctaatggcctacttctgcacccatttactatgtttttatgtttaccttgcacaaaaagttattcccttatcatgtatctatccatTGTAattggttcgattgtaatcatgtattgtctttccactgactggttagcacgcaacaaatgctgtaccatggaacacgtgacaataaactaactaactaactaactaactaactaactaactaactaactaactaactaactaactaactaactaactaactaactaactaactaactagcaATGTTTCCCATCTCGTGTGATCGATGCTCCGAAAGAAAAAGGGACTGGTTTAAAATCAAAAGCAAAACAGCATTTcatactgtattataattgacCTCAAAGCATCTAAAATTACTTCCCAATCAGTGATGGCTGTGTTTTATATTGAGAGATAAAGGACTGTTTGGAGGCAGATCCTACCTAACTAAGTTATTAGATAACCATCAACAGCTTTGCTTGCCGATTCAGCTCCGGATAACAGAATATCAAGATGTAACATGAAACCTCCTTTTACATTAACATTAAAGCCCTACGGTTCATTGTCTCCGAGTTTAATAGAATGCTACAGTGATGCAGCAGATACTGTTGCTGcctcattcaatagacaatagacaatgggtgcaggagtaggccatttgtccctttgagccagcaccgccattcaatgtgatcatggctgatcatccccaatcagtaccccgttcctgcctttccccatatcccctgcgctatttttaagagccctacctagctctctcttgaaagcatccagaaaacctgcctccaccgccctctgaggcagagaattccacagactcaacactctctgtgagaaaaagtgtttcctcgtctccgttctaaatggcttactccttattcttaaactgtggcccctggttctagaccccccaaacatcaggaacatgtttcctgcctctagcatgttcaaacccttaacatttgtgactgccagtgctgtcagtgtggtgtttgcatgttccccctgagGCCATGAGCGTTTCCTTGAGGtgctccccttccctcccacatcccaaagacttggagATTGGTTGGTTACATATATTtttattgcccctagtgtggtgaTGCATGGCGGGAGATTCTGGAGGGAGGAGATGAGCATGTGAGAGAtaattactttactttagacttcagacttacagagccgaaacaggcccttcggcccaccaagccgacagaagggacagaagtttaagggacagaagtttaggggtaatatgagggggaacttctttacgcagagagtggtagcggtgtggaatgagctcccagtggaagtggtggaggcaggttcattggtatcatttaaaaataaattggataggcatatggatgagaagggaatggagggttatggtatgagtgcaggcaggtgggactaaggggaaaaaaatttgttcggcacggacttgtagggccgagatggcctgtttccgtgctgttattgttatatggttatatggttaagcccatgccgaccagtaatcaTCCTGTACCCCTTACACTAACCGACACATACTAGGGTTGATTTTACAATTTATTAACCTACTAaccactttggagtgtggaaggaaacgaagcacatggagaaaacccacatggtcacaaaccCTGTATAGACAGCGCACAtactgtagttaggattgaacccgggactgtgGTGCAGTAAGggtgcaactctacctctgtggcaCCGTGCCACTATGGGTCAGAGAGAAATAGTCAGGAGAATGGAATTAATAGCATGATTTTAAgagctggcatagacttgatgggccaaatttgtGTTAAAATATCTGAACGCTGACATCTGTAAGTAACATCTCTTAATAAAGCATGGGACTGAAAAGACAATTCTTAAATCCCTATACCCCAAGGAACTTCATCCACTAGTGTAGAGTTTCTGATGTAACCTACTCATCTCACACACAGGAACAGAATGGAGTTGCAATGCTAAGCTGCAGATTTACAAACTGTCCAAGCAATTCTCCATCTGACCTTCCTTACCGACGTTCAAGTCTCTTGCCAGCAACACTCCCCCTTTCTGCATGATTGCAATGCAGTCTAGACCTACCCACCAGCAATCACAACAACCTGACactgaatttttttaaaaacaaaatgcataTTTTGGGAAATGGTTAAAACAGAGAGTTTGcttttaaatttaaaatgaatTGCTTCCTTTAAGATGAGTGGCAGAACATCTTATATCTAATTATAGTCCTCCACATAAAAATATGGAGACTCAGACACAGTAGGGACATTAGATATTTTTTTGATTCAATATTTTTAGATTTGATATTTACAAGGCTTGACTTACATATGGAGACTAAAGTTCCTCATTAGTGGGACAGGTAAAACTGAGGGGCCCCACAAAAATATGGATCAATTAAATATGAATTTtgattgtaatttatttattcacTCAGGTAATAATGTTTAATAGACAAAAGGAAATGCAGTTGCTGAttaacaaagaaagacacaaagtgcaagagtctCTAAACttgaaagtctaaagtttaaactaAGCaagttaggcagtatctctggagaacatggataccttacatttcaggtcaagtctgaagaaggcgcCCATCCTGATACGTTGTCTATGCATGGTCTCCTGACATGCTGAATACCAGCAGATATTTTACCCTATACCCAGCAGACATGTGTTGCAGGCTATCAGTGGGCTCTGCAGTCCAGTATACTGTGCCTTctgtcttggtttcttggtcctccaaaatattccaaatggaatttaaactggagatggtgaTGGGAGGGCTTAagacagaaagggttattgggaagaaagagctactttaaatttagttgcatctagttgggtaactatagttgggtggagattattccatgctttaattgtgcggaggaagaacgaattgctgtacacatctgtctttgtagctgggatcacaaattggatcgaatgccctcgtctgctcctaattggtttgggtttggtgaaggtcttgtagtctatgtcgagctgaccatttaacattttgtaaaaacaggtcaaacagtgagcttcacgtctgtcttggagagggttccaccccagagaattcagaagtttggtgacactcgcttctctctcataggtgttagtaacaaatcgagctgcctgtctttggacacgttcgatggaagaaatgtttttatttgtgtaaggGGTTTAAGACCCTCACGTTTTCCAGATTATACGATCATCTAACATAAGCCGTCCATTACTGTCTTGGAGAACTTAACAAACTATTTAATATGAAGGACATTCTTCACCTACCACATGAAGCAAGAACAGTATCCTTTACTCCAGGGACCACAATACTGAGCTGGGCCTTCCCAAGCTGTTAGTCCAAATACCTTCAATTGTCATCAGCAATAGGCGGCCTATAGAACCATCCGAAGACCTCATCATCAAAACTTTATCAAAGAGAATGACACCTGGAGGTTCTCCGAGAGATCACAGTTTCAGCGGAAGAAACAGCAACCTGGAGTAAACATGCACTCAAGTGAAGCAGAAGTATTGGAGATAATAAAGAAGGAGCTGGTTATGACACAGGGACATAGACAGTAACCTGAAAAACGGTAAGCAAATTGGAGAGTGGAAGATCATGTGTTCTAATTCCAAAATTGGATTTATGCAAATTTATATTAGATTAATTGGTGAATGTTTGATATCAAAGGTTCAATATTGTGGATTTCAGTGCTACATTTTGGACAAGTAAAGTCAGCATCAGACAagtaattaacatagaaacatagaaattaggtgcaggagtaggccattcggcccttcggcccttcgagcctgcaccgccattcaatatgatcatggctgatcatccagctcagtatcccgtacctgccttctctccataccctctgatccccttagccacaagggccacatctaactccctcttaaatatagccaatgaactggcctcgactaccctctgcggcagagagttccagagattcaccactctctgtgtgaaaaaagttcttctcgtctcggttttaaaggatttcccccttatccttaagctgtgaccccttgtcctggacttccccaacatcgggagcaatcttcctgcatctagcctgtccaaccccttaagaattttgtaagtttctataagatcccctctcaatctcctaaattctagagagtataaaccaagtctatccagtctttcttcataagacagtcctgacatcccaggaatcagtctggtgaaccttctctgcactccctctatggcaataatgtccttcctcagattaggagaccaaaactgtgtgcaatactccaggtgtggtctcaccaagaccctgtacaactgcagtagaacctccctgctcctatactcaaatccttttgctatgattactttgaatacaataataacaaaaaaCATGCTTACAACCGATTATATGAGGCATAGTTGGCCAATCACCACAAATGGCACATTCTTTATAGTGGGTTGATAGTGTGCCGTCATTATGATGGAGATGACCTACAGGAAGGAACCACGATGAAACAACTACTTTCAGTTTTCTGGTATTAATCAGTGGCAGAAGAAATATTAAGAATTCAGCAAATCCATGCCATAACAGTTCGCGATTCATATATTCAAACCCAACTTGGCGAACACCTTGCGGTCTGCAGAAAACAGCTCTGATTCCTAGAAGTCTTTCTGGAAAAGTAGTAAATATACCCCTCTGAAGAAAGATGAGAAAATTCAGTAGACACAGCTAAGGGGCGGAATGgtagcgcagcgatagagctgctgcatcacagtgccacagacccgggttttataccgactatgggcgctgtctgtacggaatatgAACTTGTTTCccatggccacgtgggttttctctgattttcttccacactccaaagacgtccaggtttgtaggttaatcggcttcgataaaattgtaaattatccgtagtgtgtaggatagtgctagtgtatggggatcactggttggcagggactcagtgggccgaagggcctatttccgtgctgtatctctcaactaaacaaaactaaatgtatCGGGCAGTGCATGTGG
The genomic region above belongs to Leucoraja erinacea ecotype New England chromosome 33, Leri_hhj_1, whole genome shotgun sequence and contains:
- the LOC129712506 gene encoding peroxisome biogenesis factor 2-like, which produces MHRLVFSPVSHRHVRDGDAPSCIIAALIYRIHFQSPAAPASPGIARHCPVLPGASLCLLNFLIFLQRGIFTTFPERLLGIRAVFCRPQGVRQVGFEYMNRELLWHGFAEFLIFLLPLINTRKLKVVVSSWFLPVGHLHHNDGTLSTHYKECAICGDWPTMPHIIGCKHVFCYYCIQSNYLSDADFTCPKCSTEIHNIEPLISNIHQLI